A stretch of Prunus dulcis chromosome 6, ALMONDv2, whole genome shotgun sequence DNA encodes these proteins:
- the LOC117631408 gene encoding dirigent protein 22-like — MAKTPSSILATQFIILSLLSSLAIILVQGEDKGFVRSLDPKLLGLKKEKLSHFRFYWHDIYSGKNPSAVGVVRAPTNSSTLFGSVSMIDDPLTQGPELSSKLWGRAQGFYASASQQEVGLLMAMNFHFIEGKYNGSTVSVLGRNQVFNKVREMPIIGGSGLFRFARGYVEARTHSFTPSTGDAIVEYNVYVLHY, encoded by the coding sequence ATGGCCAAAACACCTTCTTCCATCTTGGCTACCCAATTCataattctctctcttctttcttcactTGCCATAATTTTGGTCCAAGGAGAAGATAAAGGTTTTGTGAGATCCCTGGACCCCAAGCTTTTGGGGCTCAAGAAAGAGAAGCTGAGCCACTTTAGGTTTTACTGGCATGACATTTACAGTGGTAAAAATCCCAGTGCAGTAGGAGTTGTGAGAGCACCCACCAATTCATCAACCCTATTTGGTTCAGTTAGCATGATTGATGATCCTCTGACTCAAGGCCCTGAGTTGAGCTCAAAATTGTGGGGAAGGGCTCAAGGGTTCTATGCATCTGCCTCACAGCAAGAAGTAGGCCTTCTGATGGCtatgaattttcatttcattgaaGGCAAATACAATGGAAGCACCGTATCTGTGCTGGGAAGGAACCAAGTTTTCAACAAGGTGAGGGAGATGCCTATCATTGGAGGCAGTGGGCTTTTCAGGTTTGCAAGGGGTTATGTTGAAGCAAGAACTCACTCATTCACTCCAAGTACTGGAGATGCCATAGTTGAGTATAATGTCTATGTGCTGCATTATTGA
- the LOC117632502 gene encoding dirigent protein 22-like → MARISPILAFQLIISSLFSSFAMIPVSGENRGFVGSIDPKLFGLQEEKLTHIQLYWHDLLNGPHPSAIDVVPSSTKSPTNYGLVRMFDNALTEGPELSSELVARAQGFYASAARKGLSKLMVQNFAFVKGQFNGSTINLIGRNSILNKVRELPVVGGSGVFRLARGYALATTHTGDATVEYNIYVLHY, encoded by the coding sequence ATGGCTAGAATTTCTCCTATCCTAGCTTTTCAACTCATAATTTcctccctcttctcttcctttgccATGATCCCAGTCTCTGGGGAAAATCGTGGGTTTGTAGGAAGCATTGACCCTAAGCTTTTTGGACTGCAAGAAGAAAAGCTCACCCACATTCAATTATATTGGCATGACCTTCTTAATGGGCCTCACCCTTCTGCCATAGATGTGGTGCCTTCATCCACCAAGTCACCAACAAATTATGGGTTAGTGAGAATGTTTGATAATGCCCTAACCGAAGGACCTGAATTGAGCTCAGAATTGGTGGCAAGGGCTCAAGGGTTTTATGCATCTGCAGCACGAAAGGGGCTTAGCAAGTTGATGGTTCAGAACTTTGCTTTTGTCAAAGGTCAGTTTAATGGCAGCACCATAAATTTGATAGGAAGAAATTCAATTTTGAACAAGGTAAGGGAGCTGCCTGTGGTTGGTGGAAGCGGAGTTTTCAGGCTTGCTAGGGGTTATGCTTTAGCAACAACTCACACTGGTGATGCAACGGTGGAGTACAATATCTATGTGTTGCATTACTGA
- the LOC117632288 gene encoding dirigent protein 22-like — MARISPILTFQFIISSLLLSSSAMTLVSGESHGFVRSIDPKFLGLQREKLTHICLYWHDIVGGPHPTAIDVVPPPSKSSPTNFGLVRMFDNALTQGPELSSELVARAQGFYASAAQKELSLLMAQNFAFVQGEFNGSTITLLGRNSVFNKVRELPVIGGSGVFRFAKGYAEASTHTFDLTTGDATVEYNIYVLHY; from the coding sequence atggcTAGAATCTCTCCCATCTTAACTTTCCAATTCATAATTTCCTCCCtcctcctctcttcctctgCCATGACCTTAGTTTCTGGGGAAAGTCATGGGTTTGTGAGAAGCATAGACCCTAAGTTTCTAGGGTTGCAGAGAGAAAAGCTCACCCACATTTGCTTGTATTGGCATGACATTGTTGGTGGGCCCCATCCCACAGCCATAGATGTGGTCCCACCACCCTCCAAGTCATCACCCACAAATTTTGGGCTAGTGAGAATGTTTGATAATGCACTGACCCAAGGGCCTGAGTTGAGCTCAGAATTGGTGGCAAGGGCTCAAGGGTTTTATGCATCTGCAGCACAAAAGGAGCTTAGCCTGCTGATGGCACAGAACTTTGCTTTTGTTCAAGGTGAGTTTAATGGCAGCACCATAACTTTGCTAGGAAGAAATTCAGTTTTCAACAAGGTGAGGGAGCTGCCTGTGATTGGTGGAAGTGGAGTTTTCAGGTTCGCTAAAGGTTATGCTGAAGCAAGTACACACACGTTTGATCTCACCACAGGTGATGCTACGGTGGAGTATAATATTTATGTGTTGCATTATTGA
- the LOC117629899 gene encoding pentatricopeptide repeat-containing protein At5g66520-like gives MVSRQIQLLIQRSSSAAHLLQLHSLVLKTGLDHNPNFVSHYIYAACSISVEFSKLVFDHIPIKPPLFAWNSIIRAFTNSSNPLESLNFFFQLHRIGLKPDNFTYPFVLKACGRCSIVGVGGPVHSLILKVGFDSDRYIRNTLLRMYAACGAIRLARRVFDEMTVRDVVSWSSMIAGYVACNCPLDAFKVFQDMKLANENPNSVTLVSLLSACTRLLNFRAGESIHCYIVVNCIGIDVALGTALLEMYSKCGHVEKAFQVFNSMSEKNLQSWTIMISGLADHGHGKDAISLFTRMEQTGLVPDSMSFSAILSACSHLGLVHKGRQFFNQMVRTYGIQPTLEHYGCLVDLLGRAGLIEEAYEIIKNMPMEPNSVILRSFLGACRNHGVAITLDDKLRKLLISEPNLGANYVLAASVSSLSGCWNDAADLRVAMKQNGLVKVPGCSWVEVGGGGSTAATINEPLV, from the exons ATGGTTTCCCGCCAGATTCAACTGCTCATTCAACGGTCAAGTTCTGCTGCTCATCTACTCCAACTCCACTCTCTCGTCCTTAAAACCGGTCTCGATCACAACCCCAACTTCGTCTCTCACTACATATATGCTGCCTGCTCAATTTCGGTCGAATTTTCCAAACTGGTCTTTGATCATATACCCATTAAGCCTCCACTCTTTGCTTGGAATTCAATTATCAGAGCCTTTACAAACAGCTCAAATCCACTTGAATCGCTCAACTTCTTCTTTCAGCTTCACAGAATTGGGCTTAAACCCGACAATTTTACGTACCCTTTTGTTTTGAAAGCATGCGGTCGATGTTCAATTGTTGGAGTAGGTGGGCCTGTGCATTCTTTGATTCTCAAGGTGGGTTTTGATTCGGACCGGTATATACGGAATACCCTTTTGAGGATGTATGCTGCTTGTGGCGCAATCAGGCTTGCAAGGCgggtgtttgatgaaatgacTGTTAGAGATGTGGTTTCTTGGAGCTCTATGATTGCAGGATATGTAGCATG cAATTGTCCCTTGGATGCCTTTAAGGTTTTTCAAGACATGAAACTAGCGAATGAAAACCCAAATTCAGTCACTTTGGTAAGCTTGCTTTCTGCCTGTACCCGCCTTCTTAATTTTAGAGCAGGAGAGTCCATTCATTGCTACATTGTTGTCAATTGCATTGGGATAGATGTTGCTTTGGGGACGGCTCTCCTTGAGATGTATTCTAAGTGTGGGCACGTTGAGAAAGCCTTCCAAGTTTTCAATTCAATGAGTGAGAAGAATTTGCAGTCTTGGACAATTATGATCTCTGGTCTTGCCGATCATGGTCATGGAAAGGATGCTATCTCATTGTTTACCCGCATGGAACAAACTGGGCTGGTACCAGACAGCATGTCATTTTCTGCCATCTTGTCAGCTTGTAGCCATTTGGGCCTCGTACATAAAGGTCGACAATTTTTCAATCAGATGGTGAGAACGTATGGTATTCAGCCAACATTGGAACATTATGGATGCTTAGTAGATTTGCTTGGAAGAGCTGGTCTGATTGAAGAAGCTTATGAGATTATCAAAAATATGCCAATGGAGCCTAACTCTGTTATACTGAGGAGCTTCTTGGGTGCTTGTAGGAACCATGGCGTGGCTATTACTTTAGATGATAAACTCAGGAAACTCCTTATATCAGAGCCTAACCTGGGCGCAAACTATGTACTTGCTGCTAGTGTATCTTCTCTTTCTGGTTGTTGGAATGATGCTGCTGATCTACGAGTAGCCATGAAACAGAATGGTTTGGTAAAGGTTCCCGGGTGCAGTTGGGTAGAGGTAGGTGGTGGTGGTTCTACTGCAGCTACTATAAATGAGCCTCTAGTGTAA
- the LOC117632975 gene encoding cell division control protein 48 homolog C-like, with translation MTLSPSLSLAKPGWVWFGFSAGLRPTLNQTKPYFLNGAICSSGMKSIHSASCSPQLFRIRSESLIKPFANHNRDYSDSASAPASASASVSISVSVSASTSPSPSDPDSPSDPASPSDSDSDSDFDSDRDSDSDSKEAKCNEAKRDVKGPRFKDLGGMKKVLEQLEDVICRLRFPKLAKSLGGNPISGILLHGPPGCGKTQLAHAIANETGFSFHNVSAPSFINSYYGESERNIRRLFSEAYETSPSIVFIDEIDSIASKREDSSYVTALAQLLTCMDEQRSHNVLVIAATNRPDALDPALRRPGRFDLEISFNVPDESDRVEILKVVTSNLGLEGPLDLVKIARSTAGYVGADLRAVADRACDIARKRILAERYPNMSIASMNEANYNEDWVEKEKEKLAITVADFEKAIQEVQPSLRREGFSAVPNVKWEDVGGLDTLRHEFNLHIVNRMKYPDIYKEFGMNLETGFLLYGPPGCGKTLIAKAVANEAGANFIQVKGPELLNKWVGESEKAVRTLFSRARACTPCILFFDEVDALTTKRGQEGGQNVELLLNQLLVELDGGDQRKGVIVIGATNRPDVMDPAVLRPGRFGKHIYVPLPSKDERGFILKALARNKPIDSRVDLSEIGQRNACENFTGADLAALMHEATMAAVEEKVTSIASSDSSPCTIKETHFEKALAKITPSLTDEDLQDYQIFGENRANGFKAKKFAFC, from the exons ATGAcactctctccttctctttctcttgccAAACCCGgatgggtttggtttggtttctcCGCTGGTTTGAGGCCAACactgaaccaaaccaaaccgtaTTTCTTGAACGGTGCAATCTGCAGTTCAGGGATGAAATCCATCCATTCTGCGTCGTGCTCACCACAACTTTTTCGTATTCGTTCGGAGTCCTTGATAAAGCCTTTCGCTAACCATAACAGAGATTATTCTGATTCTGCCTCCGCCCCTGCCTCCGCCTCCGCCTCTGTCTCtatctctgtctctgtctctgcctctacctctccctctccctccgACCCTGACTCTCCCTCCGACCCTGCCTCTCCCTCCGACTCTGACTCTGACTCTGACTTCGACTCCGACAGAGACTCTGACTCTGATTCCAAAGAGGCCAAGTGTAACGAGGCCAAAAGGGATGTGAAAGGCCCGAGATTTAAGGACCTAGGTGGAATGAAGAAGGTGCTAGAGCAGCTGGAAGACGTGATTTGCAGGCTTCGGTTTCCGAAGCTGGCAAAGTCGCTCGGAGGCAACCCCATATCTGGAATTCTCTTGCATGGACCACCAGGCTGTGGGAAGACCCAACTGGCTCACGCCATTGCCAATGAAACCGGCTTTTCCTTTCATAACGTTTCTGCCCCAAGCTTCATCAATAGTTACTATG GTGAATCTGAAAGGAATATACGAAGGCTTTTTTCCGAAGCGTATGAAACGTCGCCTTCAATTGTGTTCATCGACGAAATTGATTCTATTGCTTCAAAAAGAGAGGACTCAAGTTATGTAACGGCATTGGCACAACTGCTGACTTGCATGGACGAACAGAGATCGCACAATGTTCTTGTAATAGCAGCTACCAATAGACCTGATGCTCTTGACCCCGCTCTGAGGAGGCCCGGGCGATTTGATCTTGAGATTTCTTTCAACGTTCCGGATGAAAGTGACAGGGTTGAGATTCTTAAGGTGGTTACGAGCAATTTAGGCCTTGAAGGTCCTCTTGATCTTGTTAAAATAGCGCGGTCTACGGCAGGGTATGTTGGAGCTGATTTGAGAGCTGTGGCTGACAGAGCTTGTGATATTGCCAGGAAAAGGATACTAGCAGAGAGGTATCCTAATATGTCAATTGCTTCTATGAACGAGGCGAATTACAATGAAGATTGggtggagaaagaaaaagaaaagctcgCCATCACGGTGGCTGATTTTGAG AAAGCAATTCAAGAGGTTCAGCCTTCCTTAAGAAGAGAAGGATTCTCTGCAGTCCCTAATGTGAAATGGGAAGATGTTGGCGGTCTAGATACTTTAAGGCACGAATTTAACCTTCATATAGTTAATCGTATGAAGTATCCTGACATCTATAAG GAATTCGGAATGAATCTAGAGACGGGTTTTCTGCTCTATGGGCCTCCAGGATGCGGTAAAACACTGATAGCCAAGGCTGTTGCAAATGAGGCAGGAGCCAACTTCATTCAAGTTAAG GGCCCTGAACTTCTAAATAAATGGGTTGGAGAAAGTGAGAAGGCAGTTCGAACATTGTTCAGCCGTGCAAGGGCATGCACACCATGCATACTTTTCTTTGATGAG GTGGATGCTTTGACAACAAAGCGAGGACAAGAAGGAGGGCAGAATGTTGAGCTGCTATTGAACCAG TTACTTGTAGAGTTGGACGGTGGAGACCAGCGGAAGGGTGTAATTGTCATTGGTGCCACTAATAG ACCGGATGTAATGGACCCTGCTGTTTTGCGACCCGGAAGATTTGGTAAGCATATTTATGTTCCCCTGCCCAGTAAAGATGAGCGTGGTTTCATCTTAAAAGCTCTTGCAAGGAACAAGCCTATAGATTCCCGTGTAGATCTGAGCGAGATTGGACAGAGAAACGCATGCGAAAATTTTACTGGAGCTGATCTTGCTGCACTG ATGCATGAAGCTACCATGGCTGCTGTTGAAGAGAAAGTGACATCAATCGCGAGTTCGGATTCATCTCCCTGCACAATCAAAGAAACTCACTTTGAGAAAGCACTGGCTAAAATCACACCATCTCTAACAGACGAG GATTTGCAAGACTATCAGATATTTGGCGAAAACAGGGCTAATGGATTCAAGGCCAAAAAGTTTGCCTTTTGTTAG